One Nitrospira sp. DNA window includes the following coding sequences:
- a CDS encoding Paraquat-inducible protein B → MNKPIDELDLADLPSAVAEGRRGWSFQFIWVVPIVAALIGGWLVVKGILERGPTITITFKTAEGLEAGKTKIKYKNVDVGEVKQVTLSDDHQRVVATAELVKEAEPYLVEDSRFWIVRPRVSGGQVSGLGTLFSGSFIGLDIGKSDNRRRQFTGLDTPPVFTTDVPGRQFVLVSDDLGSLGIGSPVYYRQVEVGSVVAYELNQDGKAVMLKVFINAPYDQFVTASTRFWNSSGIDVALDATGLKVDTQSLASILIGGITFEVPPGSSHVQPVEENHTFALATSRSQAMKLPDALAIPAVMYFKDSLRGLSIGAPVEFRGIVVGEVQSMHVEFDERQGEYRFPVGVTIYPGRLAAMAADGSHVVADPAARRARWNRLAEHGLRGQLRIGNLLTGQLYVAVDFFPDAPKEQIDWTRTPPVLPTVVGSMTEVQDTLSRLARRLEKVPLDQIGNDIRQSLQALNRTLDSANQLVKRLDTDIMPAARTTMEDVRKTLKAAERSIGSDAPIQQDLRETLREMNRTAQSLRALTDYLERHPESLLRGRKGNEK, encoded by the coding sequence ATGAATAAGCCCATCGACGAACTGGACCTTGCGGATCTCCCCTCTGCCGTCGCCGAAGGCCGGCGCGGCTGGTCCTTCCAATTCATCTGGGTGGTTCCGATCGTGGCCGCGCTGATCGGCGGGTGGCTCGTCGTCAAGGGAATCCTGGAGCGCGGCCCCACGATCACGATCACCTTCAAGACGGCGGAAGGCCTTGAGGCCGGCAAAACGAAAATCAAATACAAGAATGTCGATGTCGGCGAAGTGAAGCAGGTCACACTCAGCGACGATCACCAGCGCGTCGTGGCGACCGCAGAGCTCGTCAAGGAGGCCGAACCCTACCTGGTCGAAGACAGCCGCTTCTGGATCGTGCGCCCGCGGGTGTCCGGCGGCCAGGTTTCGGGACTCGGAACGTTGTTCTCCGGCTCCTTCATCGGTCTGGATATCGGCAAATCCGACAACCGACGGCGCCAATTCACCGGCCTCGATACGCCGCCGGTGTTCACTACGGATGTCCCGGGCCGCCAGTTCGTCCTGGTGAGCGACGACCTGGGATCACTGGGGATCGGCTCTCCGGTGTATTACCGCCAGGTCGAGGTCGGCAGTGTGGTGGCGTATGAACTCAATCAGGACGGAAAAGCTGTCATGCTGAAGGTCTTCATCAATGCCCCCTATGATCAATTTGTGACGGCCAGTACGCGGTTTTGGAATTCGAGCGGCATCGATGTCGCCCTGGATGCGACGGGACTCAAAGTGGACACGCAGTCGCTCGCCTCCATTCTCATCGGCGGGATCACTTTCGAGGTCCCCCCTGGTTCATCGCATGTACAGCCGGTCGAGGAGAACCATACATTCGCCTTGGCCACCAGTCGCTCCCAGGCGATGAAACTTCCGGACGCACTGGCTATTCCCGCCGTCATGTATTTCAAAGACTCGCTCCGCGGCCTGTCGATCGGCGCACCGGTCGAATTCCGCGGAATCGTCGTCGGTGAAGTCCAATCCATGCACGTGGAATTCGACGAGAGGCAGGGCGAATATCGCTTCCCGGTCGGGGTTACGATTTATCCCGGACGTCTGGCGGCAATGGCCGCCGACGGTTCGCACGTCGTCGCAGACCCGGCCGCCCGCCGCGCGCGGTGGAATAGGCTGGCCGAACATGGATTACGCGGCCAACTCCGAATCGGCAACCTCCTGACAGGGCAACTCTATGTGGCCGTGGATTTCTTTCCCGATGCTCCGAAGGAACAGATCGATTGGACGAGAACGCCTCCCGTCCTGCCGACCGTCGTGGGTTCGATGACGGAAGTCCAGGACACACTCTCGCGATTGGCCAGAAGACTTGAAAAGGTGCCGTTGGACCAAATCGGCAACGACATCCGACAGAGCCTGCAGGCCCTGAACCGCACCCTGGACAGCGCGAACCAACTCGTCAAGCGGCTCGATACGGATATCATGCCTGCGGCGAGAACGACCATGGAGGACGTGCGTAAGACCCTCAAGGCGGCGGAGCGCAGCATCGGATCCGATGCGCCGATCCAGCAGGATCTGCGTGAGACGCTCCGGGAGATGAATCGGACCGCGCAGTCACTCCGGGCGTTGACGGATTATCTGGAACGGCATCCGGAGTCGCTGCTTCGCGGAAGGAAAGGGAACGAAAAGTGA
- a CDS encoding RNA polymerase sigma-70 factor gives MGPLDQTQALDRFLVGIERRAFRMAHIATGNEDEALDLVQDAMLKLVQQYGDRTEGEWGPLFHCILQSRIRDWYRRTRVRNRLREFFGGPQNDEEGEDPLEQVPDVAAVAPDEDLKRKRACAALDVALRALPLRQQQAFLLRVWEELDVAQTAQAMGCSEGSVKTHLFRAVQVLRKRLGEHWP, from the coding sequence GTGGGACCTCTGGATCAAACCCAGGCATTGGATCGATTCCTGGTGGGGATTGAACGGCGTGCGTTCCGCATGGCTCACATTGCCACGGGAAATGAGGACGAGGCGCTGGACCTCGTGCAAGACGCCATGTTGAAATTGGTTCAACAGTATGGCGACCGGACTGAAGGGGAGTGGGGGCCGCTCTTTCACTGTATTCTGCAGAGCCGCATTCGTGATTGGTATCGCCGGACCAGGGTACGGAACCGTCTCCGGGAATTTTTCGGCGGCCCGCAGAATGACGAGGAGGGGGAAGATCCGCTGGAACAGGTTCCCGATGTTGCCGCAGTAGCGCCGGATGAAGACCTGAAGCGCAAGCGTGCCTGTGCGGCGCTGGATGTCGCATTGCGCGCCCTTCCGCTGCGGCAACAACAGGCCTTTCTCCTGCGTGTCTGGGAGGAACTGGATGTGGCACAAACGGCGCAGGCCATGGGCTGTTCGGAAGGCAGCGTGAAAACCCATTTGTTTCGCGCCGTCCAGGTCTTGAGAAAGCGATTGGGGGAGCATTGGCCATGA
- a CDS encoding HAD-IIB family hydrolase, translated as MGHIVIFTDLDGSLLDATTYSYEAAEQALTAIQQQGVPLILVSSKTRSEIEPLRLHLDNHHPFIVENGGALFIPRGYFPFPVGHATTNADYQVIEIGTPYATLRTALKKIGEILGCRLRGFGDLSAEEVARLTGLSPADALLAKQREYDEPFVVEERVISWSDLLRAADTQGLRCTKGGRFYHLMGSNDKGTASKLLAQYYRRLAQAAGHSLTTIGLGDSLNDLPLLATVDYPILVQKPDRSYDPNVHLPHLIRADGIGPVGWNRSLIDLLSTL; from the coding sequence ATGGGCCATATCGTCATTTTCACGGATCTGGATGGAAGTCTACTCGACGCAACCACCTATTCCTACGAGGCTGCCGAGCAGGCGCTTACGGCCATTCAACAGCAAGGCGTGCCGCTCATCTTGGTGTCGAGCAAGACCCGTTCGGAGATAGAACCACTCCGCCTTCACCTGGACAATCACCATCCCTTTATCGTGGAGAACGGGGGCGCGCTGTTCATTCCAAGGGGCTACTTTCCCTTTCCAGTCGGTCACGCGACAACCAACGCGGACTATCAGGTCATTGAGATCGGAACACCCTATGCCACGCTGCGGACTGCGCTGAAAAAAATCGGAGAGATTCTCGGTTGCCGGCTTCGAGGATTTGGAGACCTGTCCGCCGAAGAGGTCGCGAGGCTCACGGGGCTGTCACCAGCCGATGCCCTCTTGGCCAAACAGCGGGAATATGATGAGCCTTTTGTGGTCGAGGAGCGGGTGATCTCCTGGAGCGATCTGCTGCGGGCTGCGGACACGCAGGGTCTGCGCTGTACGAAAGGGGGTCGGTTTTATCACTTGATGGGATCGAACGATAAGGGAACCGCCAGCAAGCTGCTGGCGCAGTATTATCGGCGGCTTGCGCAGGCTGCAGGGCACAGCTTGACGACCATCGGCCTTGGAGACAGTCTCAACGATCTTCCCCTCCTGGCAACGGTGGACTATCCCATCCTCGTCCAGAAGCCGGACCGTTCCTACGATCCGAACGTGCACCTGCCCCATCTCATCCGTGCCGATGGGATCGGCCCGGTGGGGTGGAACCGAAGCCTCATCGACCTTCTGTCGACCCTCTGA
- a CDS encoding Replicative DNA helicase (DnaB) encodes MTTMTIEQPCLPPHDLEAEQAILGAILLCPAVLATVGELVTEQDFYDAPHRAIFAAMGQLENAGRAIDHITVSEELRRTGTLQEVGGSAAVAELIQAVPSASNVMTHCRVVREKARRRELRRIGYDLCVQAYDEKASLPAIVEEAEQAILALDQANTAQAIAPIRQLVTDRLTHLETLYKQKTPITGVPTGFTSLDKLTAGLQPGTLNIIAARPSMGKTALALSIAAHVAMREHHPVQIFSLEMSKEELTDRLLSLAALVDLHAIRTGQVGKAEWARIATAADQISNAPLHIDDSGTLTVTQLRRRARRAKAKTGMALMVVDYLQLMTPSLRGESRQQEISEISRSLKLLAKELAVPVVALSQLSRKVEDRTDKRPMLSDLRESGAIEQDADLVAFIYRDEVYNPDSLDKGIAEVLVRKHRSGPIGEQKLLFREQYAKFEELPAD; translated from the coding sequence ATGACCACGATGACCATCGAACAACCCTGCCTGCCGCCACACGACCTCGAAGCCGAGCAGGCCATCCTCGGAGCCATCCTGCTCTGCCCCGCCGTCTTGGCGACCGTGGGCGAGCTCGTCACCGAACAGGACTTCTACGACGCTCCCCATCGCGCCATCTTTGCTGCCATGGGCCAACTGGAGAACGCCGGCCGAGCGATCGACCACATCACGGTGAGTGAAGAGCTGAGACGGACGGGAACCCTCCAGGAAGTCGGCGGATCGGCTGCGGTGGCTGAACTCATTCAAGCTGTGCCGTCGGCTTCCAACGTGATGACGCATTGCCGAGTCGTGCGAGAGAAAGCCCGGCGACGGGAACTTCGCCGCATCGGGTACGACCTGTGTGTCCAAGCCTATGACGAGAAAGCATCCCTCCCTGCCATCGTCGAGGAGGCAGAACAAGCAATCCTCGCGCTTGATCAGGCGAACACCGCTCAGGCCATTGCCCCGATCAGGCAACTCGTCACTGATCGCCTGACCCACCTTGAAACCCTGTACAAGCAAAAAACCCCGATCACTGGGGTCCCGACAGGCTTCACATCCTTGGACAAACTCACCGCGGGGCTTCAGCCTGGAACCTTGAACATCATTGCCGCCCGTCCCAGCATGGGGAAAACAGCCCTCGCCCTTTCCATCGCCGCACATGTCGCCATGCGTGAGCACCACCCGGTCCAGATCTTCAGTCTCGAAATGTCCAAGGAGGAGTTGACCGATCGGTTGTTGTCCCTCGCAGCGCTTGTCGATCTCCATGCGATCCGGACCGGACAAGTCGGAAAGGCCGAGTGGGCTCGTATCGCCACCGCGGCGGACCAAATCTCGAATGCTCCGTTGCACATCGACGATTCGGGGACCTTGACGGTGACACAGCTTCGGCGACGAGCCCGACGAGCAAAAGCCAAGACTGGCATGGCACTCATGGTCGTGGACTATCTCCAACTCATGACGCCGAGCTTGCGGGGAGAGTCGCGGCAACAAGAAATCAGTGAGATCAGTCGCAGCCTGAAGCTTCTTGCCAAGGAGCTGGCCGTGCCAGTCGTGGCCTTGTCTCAACTGAGCCGGAAGGTCGAAGACCGGACTGACAAACGCCCGATGTTGTCCGATCTTCGGGAAAGCGGCGCGATTGAGCAGGATGCCGACTTGGTGGCGTTCATCTACCGAGATGAGGTCTATAACCCGGACTCCCTCGACAAAGGGATCGCGGAAGTTCTTGTCCGGAAACACCGTAGTGGGCCGATTGGCGAGCAGAAACTTCTGTTTCGGGAACAATATGCCAAGTTCGAAGAACTGCCGGCGGACTGA
- a CDS encoding Orotidine 5'-phosphate decarboxylase, producing the protein MMTRIDARDRLIVALDVPSAAEAEALVDRMGEQVRFVKVGLELYTVAGPNIVQVMVDRGKRVFLDLKFLDIEETVRRATARVAAMGATFLTVHANRKALIAAVQGRGQSALKLLAVTVLTNFDGQDLRDMGIQRTVQDLVTARAALAAEVGCDGVVASGEEPQAIRAKVGPNLTIVTPGVRPAGKGIDDHARVTTPTQTIAAGADYLVIGRPIRDAQDPSAAAAAILEEMQAAFDTRGN; encoded by the coding sequence ATGATGACGCGGATCGATGCGAGAGATCGTCTGATCGTGGCGCTGGATGTCCCCTCTGCGGCGGAGGCGGAAGCGCTGGTCGATCGGATGGGAGAACAGGTGCGGTTTGTGAAGGTCGGCTTGGAATTGTATACGGTGGCGGGACCGAACATCGTGCAGGTGATGGTTGACCGGGGGAAGCGTGTCTTTCTGGACCTCAAATTTTTGGACATTGAAGAAACCGTCCGCCGGGCGACGGCTCGGGTCGCCGCCATGGGCGCGACCTTCCTGACCGTCCATGCGAACAGAAAAGCCTTGATCGCGGCGGTCCAGGGGCGGGGTCAGTCCGCTCTCAAGTTGCTGGCCGTGACGGTGCTCACCAATTTCGATGGACAGGATTTGCGGGACATGGGGATTCAGCGGACCGTTCAGGATCTGGTCACGGCCCGGGCGGCGCTGGCGGCGGAGGTGGGTTGCGACGGGGTGGTAGCCTCCGGAGAAGAGCCGCAGGCCATCCGTGCCAAGGTCGGACCGAATCTGACCATCGTCACGCCGGGGGTCAGACCGGCGGGCAAGGGAATCGACGACCATGCTCGGGTCACGACGCCGACACAAACCATCGCGGCCGGTGCGGATTACCTCGTGATCGGGCGTCCCATTCGAGACGCGCAAGATCCTTCCGCCGCCGCCGCCGCCATTTTGGAGGAAATGCAAGCGGCGTTCGATACCCGCGGGAACTGA
- a CDS encoding SSU ribosomal protein S20p: MPVVHKSTIRRARQSEKRRLRNRATLSSVRSVLRKVQDAIAAKKPDEANATLREATAALSKAVTKGVLKPNTASRRVSRLTLRVNALTASHA, from the coding sequence ATGCCTGTTGTCCACAAATCCACGATTCGCCGTGCCCGTCAATCCGAGAAGCGCCGCTTGCGCAACCGCGCCACGCTCAGTTCGGTTCGAAGCGTCCTCCGCAAGGTTCAGGATGCCATCGCTGCCAAGAAACCGGACGAGGCGAACGCCACTTTGCGGGAAGCCACTGCAGCCCTGAGCAAAGCGGTCACCAAGGGCGTCTTGAAGCCGAATACGGCGTCGCGCCGCGTATCCAGACTCACCCTGCGCGTGAACGCCCTCACCGCCTCCCACGCGTAA
- a CDS encoding DNA polymerase III delta subunit, with protein MSLSITSMELSQSLARGGMMPLYAVVGEEDYLRDRSVATLREAALGAESESGFNYDVFYGDDASVEDVLACAAEIPVFAVRRVVVYKSPEKLSAREGDKLMAYLAAPNDTTTLIVASAKLDGRVKWTQALTKRAVTVSCEPLRDAQLAAWIRQEAAALGLHVHEEAIQLLKDVGNESLYAVRRELEKLASYVPSGKPVQPADVAALRGTEPGASVFDLMNAIGTHDHGRALRILARNLENGEAPLRILGALVWQYRRLWKMKEQVRSGGREGETARTFRMDPARVRGFLETFTDAHLTQAFHWFMETDSKLKGGSGSTPVRVMEDLLFRLCGRPSKQGPRVELERATSPVPRPSGSRPVSNVRTVTRGRR; from the coding sequence ATGAGTCTGTCGATCACCAGCATGGAGTTGTCACAGTCCCTCGCGCGTGGCGGGATGATGCCGCTCTACGCGGTCGTCGGTGAGGAGGACTATCTCCGCGACCGATCCGTTGCCACCCTTCGAGAGGCCGCGCTGGGGGCGGAGTCGGAGAGCGGGTTCAACTATGATGTCTTTTACGGCGACGATGCCTCGGTGGAGGATGTCCTGGCCTGCGCGGCGGAAATTCCCGTGTTCGCCGTGAGGCGCGTCGTCGTGTATAAATCCCCGGAGAAACTCTCGGCGCGCGAAGGCGACAAACTCATGGCCTATCTGGCGGCCCCGAACGACACGACGACCCTGATCGTCGCGAGCGCCAAGCTGGACGGCCGAGTTAAGTGGACACAGGCCCTGACGAAACGGGCCGTGACCGTGAGCTGCGAACCGTTGCGCGATGCGCAGCTCGCGGCCTGGATTCGTCAGGAAGCGGCGGCGCTGGGCCTGCATGTTCACGAAGAGGCCATCCAGCTACTCAAGGATGTGGGGAACGAGTCGCTCTACGCGGTGCGGAGAGAGCTTGAGAAGCTCGCCTCTTATGTGCCGTCGGGCAAACCGGTGCAACCGGCGGATGTGGCGGCGCTGCGTGGGACCGAGCCCGGCGCCTCGGTGTTCGATCTCATGAACGCCATCGGAACGCATGATCATGGGCGGGCATTGCGGATTCTTGCCAGAAATCTGGAGAACGGAGAGGCCCCGTTGCGTATCCTCGGGGCCTTGGTCTGGCAATATCGACGGCTGTGGAAAATGAAGGAGCAGGTCAGGTCCGGCGGTCGGGAAGGCGAAACAGCCCGCACGTTTCGAATGGATCCCGCTCGGGTGCGGGGATTCCTCGAGACCTTCACAGACGCCCACCTGACACAGGCCTTTCACTGGTTTATGGAAACCGACTCGAAACTCAAGGGAGGAAGCGGGAGCACCCCTGTCCGTGTAATGGAAGATTTGTTGTTTCGGCTCTGCGGCAGGCCGTCGAAACAAGGGCCAAGGGTGGAGCTGGAGAGGGCGACATCACCGGTCCCGCGACCATCAGGTTCGAGACCGGTGTCGAATGTCAGAACGGTTACGCGTGGGAGGCGGTGA
- a CDS encoding LPS-assembly lipoprotein LptE: MRQYLLPFALCLAALNVAACGYQFRVQGDGPTVGGASEAAAKRPQAPRLAILPITNTTYEPNFEVKLANYLRREFSSGAGAEIVGPSAGADLYLSGQIMQISLPTLSFDRTRTFESRVEMLVSVRIDDAKTRRLVWSQVAKGTSEFFLTQDLQFNRVLQNRALEQAGRFVAEDLASRFLMFLDSGELEKALKRPIKADAVPAGDAQPGAAR, from the coding sequence GTGCGCCAGTACCTTTTACCCTTTGCCCTTTGCCTTGCGGCACTGAATGTCGCCGCTTGCGGCTATCAGTTTCGCGTGCAGGGGGACGGCCCGACGGTGGGCGGTGCGTCGGAAGCGGCTGCCAAGCGTCCACAGGCGCCGCGGCTGGCGATTCTTCCCATCACCAACACGACCTATGAACCGAATTTCGAGGTCAAGCTGGCCAATTACTTGCGCCGGGAGTTTTCGTCGGGAGCCGGTGCGGAAATCGTGGGTCCCTCTGCGGGGGCCGATCTCTATCTGTCAGGGCAGATCATGCAGATTTCATTGCCGACCTTGAGCTTCGATCGGACCAGGACGTTCGAAAGCCGCGTGGAAATGCTCGTGAGTGTGAGAATTGATGATGCGAAAACGAGAAGGCTCGTCTGGTCCCAGGTTGCCAAGGGCACCTCGGAGTTTTTCCTGACACAAGACCTGCAGTTCAACCGCGTCCTGCAGAACCGGGCGTTGGAGCAGGCGGGCCGTTTCGTCGCGGAGGATTTGGCCTCGCGATTTCTGATGTTCCTGGATAGCGGCGAGTTGGAGAAGGCGCTGAAACGCCCGATCAAGGCGGATGCCGTCCCGGCGGGCGATGCACAACCGGGCGCGGCGCGATAG